A window of Candidatus Nitrospira allomarina genomic DNA:
GAAGTCTGCGACACGGGCACAGGCATTCCCCCCGAGGAATTGCCCCGTATCTTTGACCGGTTTCACCGCATCCATGGTTCCCGTGGCCGCTCACACGAAGGCTCAGGCATTGGCTTGGCATTAGTGCAGGAACTAGTCAAGCTGCACGGCGGCGGCGTGCGCGTGGAAAGCCACATCGGCCGCGGCAGTCATTTTTCAATTTCTATCCCGCGGGGAAAGGCCCACCTGCCCGCCGACCGCATCGAGGCGGCGCGCGCGCTGACGTCTACCGCTGTGCGGGGTGAGGCCTATGTCGAAGAGGCCTTACGGTGGCTACCGGGACATATCCCCGCAAGTGAACCCGGTGAAACCGTCAGTTCACCAGCCATGAGCCAACGCGCAGTTCCATCCAGCACATGTGCGCCTGTTGCGCTATACGGCGTTCAAACAGGTGGGCGTATTCTTGTAGCAGATGACAATGCAGACATGCGGGAGTACGTCAGTCGCCTGCTCAATCAGGCCGGGTTTGACATCGAAGCGGTCATCAATGGAGAAGAGGCATTGGCAATCGCCAAAAAACAACCACCGGATTTGGTGCTCACCGATATTATGATGCCTGGATTGGATGGGTACGGTTTACTGAGGGGATTGCGTTCCCATGCGGCAACCGCCGATATTCCCATCATTCTCCTTTCAGCCCGCGCCGGGGAAGAAGCCCGTATCGAGGGAATGCAGGCAGGGGCGGACGACTATCTGATCAAGCCCTTCAGTGCCCGTGAATTGCTGGCGCGGGTCGAATCGCATGTCAAGCTGGCCCGCCTTCGACGCATGACGGAAGTAAAATTGCGCGAAAGCAAATCTCAACTGACGGCGATCATTGAGCAACTCCCGGTTGGGGTCGGTGTCATCAATACGGATGGACAGTTCATGATCAGAAACTCCCAAATGAGAAATATTTCCTCAGAAGTTCTCCTGTCCCCGGACCAAGGCACCCTTACGCGCTGGCGCAGGCTCCAGGTGCAAAAGCAGCCGGTGCCGATGGACCAGTGGCCGGGTGCCCGTGCATTGCGCGGGGAGACCATCGATCCCGGGATGGAATTCATCTACACCGACCAGCAGGGCATGGAGCACCATCACCTGGTGTCCGCCGTGCCGTTTCGGGATTTCACCGGAAATGTGGTCGGGGCTATTACGGTGGTGCAAGATATTACCGAAGGCAAACAGGCCGAACAGGCGTTACGCGAAAGTGAGGAGCGCTTCCGTGCCTTCACCAGCGCCACCTCCGATGTCATATATCGCATGAGTCCTGACTGGAAGGAACTGCGGCATTGTGAAGGCCGGGAATTTGTCGCTGACACATTAGAGCCGAGCCGCATGTGGCTTGAAAGATATATCCATCCCGACGATCAGGCATATGTACTGGACACGATCAACAGGGCCATCCGGACAAAAAGCTTCTTTGAACTCGAGCATCGGGTCATCCGCACCGATGGCACACTCGGCTGGACGTTTTCACGCGCCATTCCGATTCTCAATGCCCATGGAGAGATTATTGAATGGTTCGGCGCCGCAATTGATGTCACGGCTCGCAAACATGCCGAGCAGGCACTGCTGATAAGCGAGGAACGTTTCCGCACTCTAGCCGACAACATGAGTCAGCTCGCCTGGATGGCCGACGAAAAGGGTTCGATCTTCTGGTTCAATCAGCGATGGTTCGATTATACCGGGACCTCACTCACAGAGATGCAAGGGTGGGGATGGAAGAAAGTCCCCCACCCCGATCATGTGGAACGGGTTGTCGAGGGGCTCAAAAGGTCTTGGAATACCGGCGAGCCGTGGGAGGATACATTTCCATTGCGCGACAAAGATGGTCAATATCATTGGTTTCTTTCTCACGCCCTCCCCATTCGCGATGCGGCCGGGAACATTATCCGCTGGTTCGGCACCAACACCGACATTACGGATTTGCGCGATGTCCAGGATGCGCTACGCCAGAGCGAGGCGCGGCTGCAGAGATTTACCCATCAATTGGAACACTTGGTCGAGGAACGGACCAAGGACCTGATCCAGTCACAAGAACGCCTGCGCAGTCTGGCCACCGAACTCAATCTGGCCGAGCAGCGGGAGCGGAAACGTCTGGCGACAGAGCTGCACGATCATCTGCAGCAGCTCCTGGTATTGGGGAAATTAAAACTCGGGCAGGGAAAGCAAGCAAGACCGTCTTTATCCACCGCGGCGGAGGTGATGCAACAGGTCGACGACATCTTATCTGAGGCGTTGACGTATACCGGCACTCTGGTTGCCGACTTAAGCCCGCCGGTGTTGCGGGATCATGGATTGCCCGAAGGGTTGAAATGGTTGGCCGAGGACATGAAAAAACGCAATCTGACGGTTCATGTCCGCCTGCCGGAACCTCTGGATCTGGTACTGCCTGATGACCAGCGCATTCTGCTCTTTCAATCGGTTCGTGAACTCCTGATCAATGCATCGAAATATGCAGGCACCAGAGAGGTCACGGTACAGCTCGTTCAAGAGGAGACACGATTACAAATTATCGTGCAGGATAACGGGATTGGCTTTAATCCTGCGGCTATTGAGACCGCTGCGGCCGCCGATAATATTCCATCGACCAAATTCGGGCTTTTCAGTATCCGGGAACGGATGCTTTCTTTAGGAGGCAGTTTGCGTATTGAATCATCCCCGGGACATGGAACCACGGCCATACTGATGCTGCCGAAGTCGGACGCGAAAGAAAACCTCTCAGAGGTGAGAGAAGAAAAAGCCGCGCAAGGCGTCACGGTCAATGATCACCCGGTATTCCGCCCAAAATATCCCTCATCGGTGAGACCCCCTCTTCCATGTATCCGCGTGTTGCTGGTTGATGATCATGCGATGGTCCGTCAGGGCCTGCGCTCCGTATTGGAGGGGTATGAGGATGTGGAAGTGGTCGGCGAAGCTGCCAATGGGCTTGAAGCGTTACAAGCGGCCAATCGCCTAATCCCCCATGTGGTCGTCATGGACATCAACATGCCGGGGATGAACGGCATAGAAGCGACGAAACACCTCAAAATCGCTTACCCGGATTTGATCGTGATCGGCCTTTCCATGCATACCGGCGACGCCAATCAGGAGGCGATGAAGCAGGCGGGCGCCTTTCTATTGATTCCCAAAGAGGCGGCCGTTAACCAACTGTACGGCTCTATTCAGGAAGCCATGAGCAACAGTCAGTCGGCTCCTGAACGAGTCATGTGATCCAGTCCTGTAGAAAACCGCACATTCAACCTATTTCTCTTTTTGGTCTTGCCCGGACGCGCCGATAATTTCCAGTCCCGCCTGGGCACATGCAGCATCCAGATGACCGCCAGGGGCGCCGCCAACACCAATTCCGCCTACGACTTCTCCGCCAAATTTTATGGGAAGCCCACCGCCCAGAATAAGCATATTCTCGTTCATATCCCGTAACCCTTGAACTGCCGGCATTTTGGCAATCAACTCGCCCAATTCTGCCGTGGGCCTTTTCAGACTGGCCGAGGTGTAGGCTTTCTTGCGGCTGCTATCCACCGTATGCGGGCCGGCTCCATCTTCCCGTAATAACGCCCTCACCACCCCCGCCCGATCGACGACCGCCGCACTCACCTGATATCCGTCTTTTGTGCATTGCTCCACCGCCGCACTTGCAGCCTTCGTGGCCAGAGAGAGTGGCAGGACCGCCTCACGCGGCAGCTCGGCCGCCGACACGCCCGCGATGAACAGTCCGCTTAGACTGAGGGTAACCATTCCAGATAGATACCAACCTTTTCCCGATCTACATTGCAGATTGTTTTTGCCGATCATGAAACACTCCTTTGATAAACATGAGATCATTCATGTGCTGACCTGACGATTGTCTTGTTCAGGCTGCAACGTTGTCAATATATCTTACACCCCTACCGGGCTCCAGCCGATTCCAGCATATTCACGATTCGCGTGAAACCTTTGGTCCGGGCATGTTGCAGCGGGCTGATGCCATCCCCATCAGGCAGGTTCATATCGGCACCCGCCTTAATAAGCATTCGTACAATCTCCTGATGTCTGGATCCCCCGTCACTCAGGATTATGGCCTCCAACAGCGCGGTCCAACCCAATCGATTCACATGATTGATATCCACATCGGTTTGCAATAATTCCCTGACGACCTCAACATGTCCGCGTTCACAGGCCGGAATCAAGGCCGTTCCCCCGAACCGGTTGTAAATTGCAAAATCGGGTTTGGCCTCTAACACCAACTTTAAAATCTCAAGGTATCCTCTCGCTCCGGCTAAGAGCAATGGACTGTCCAGTTGACGATCCTGCGCATTCACATCCGCTCCAGCCTCAATCAACACCTTTGCGCTTTCAACATGATTCCGATCAACAGCCAGGAGTAACGCCGTCTGCCCTTTTTCATCTTGAGCATGAAGGCTTGCCCCGTTTTGCAACAATTGGCGGATCGTGGCTGCATCATTTCGTTCCGCTGCTTGAAGCAACGCTCCATCGCGCCCTCGGCTTAACTCTTCAGGCATGACAACGTCCGGTCCGCCAACCACTATCAGAAGAGCTGTCATCACGAGAAGTCCTATTGTTTTCATGCATTCCATCTGCGGTCAATCCTGACTTCCCGTAGCGTGTCCTGCTCCACCGACCGTCGAGTCAGCACAGGGGACGAGGTACGAGAAGGCCTGGGTTGGGCAAGAAAAAAAAGAGAAGGAGAATGGAGCATTTTCAGCACGGCACACTATCCGCTCACTGACGAATGGCAGCCAATGACTTCTGCCTTGAAACTTCTGAATACCGACACACCAATTATTGGCCGGCCTGCTTGTGATGTGTTGCTGGGGTTTTTAACGGAAGAAAAAGCTCCAAGGGTTTTTCCAACGCCCGTTTAAATGACTGGAGAAACCGTGCCCCTTGCGCACCATCAAGTGCTCGATGATCGCAGGAGAGCGTAACTTTCATTCGGCGG
This region includes:
- a CDS encoding ankyrin repeat domain-containing protein, which translates into the protein MKTIGLLVMTALLIVVGGPDVVMPEELSRGRDGALLQAAERNDAATIRQLLQNGASLHAQDEKGQTALLLAVDRNHVESAKVLIEAGADVNAQDRQLDSPLLLAGARGYLEILKLVLEAKPDFAIYNRFGGTALIPACERGHVEVVRELLQTDVDINHVNRLGWTALLEAIILSDGGSRHQEIVRMLIKAGADMNLPDGDGISPLQHARTKGFTRIVNMLESAGAR
- a CDS encoding GlcG/HbpS family heme-binding protein produces the protein MVTLSLSGLFIAGVSAAELPREAVLPLSLATKAASAAVEQCTKDGYQVSAAVVDRAGVVRALLREDGAGPHTVDSSRKKAYTSASLKRPTAELGELIAKMPAVQGLRDMNENMLILGGGLPIKFGGEVVGGIGVGGAPGGHLDAACAQAGLEIIGASGQDQKEK
- a CDS encoding response regulator → MGKLVRTKDWSKTPLGPIDSWPQSLRTTVSLALASNFPISIAWGSQRTQIYNDGYWPICGDKHPHSMGQDFKECWYSAWPAIGEAFESAANGKTAFLVNQRMFLDRLGFLEETFFTFSFSPIRDESGSIGGLFHPVTELTQHTLSERRLQVLRELAERSGETTSIDEALSVIGDSIAAAELDVPFAILYRLEEDGKGARLADCTGVEAGLPVTPPVISFDSSEKMVWPLQNGLETQSMVVNGLRQLFGDAPCGPYEECPDTAVVLRINLSGLAQPFGFLIAGVSSRRPLDAPYCTFFDLLAEAVANALNKARSYEEERKRAEALAELDRAKTAFFSNVSHEFRTPLTLMLGPLEDALGNVHGVLPAEAANAVSIAHRNSLRLLKLVNTLLDFSRIEAGRIQANYEPTDLAALTADLASVFRSAVERAGLRLIVNCPPLPEPIFVDHDMWEKIVLNLLSNAFKFTFEGEIEVSLKMGHECKGNTRRGEEDVQSSADQDSAELDPDRYVILEVCDTGTGIPPEELPRIFDRFHRIHGSRGRSHEGSGIGLALVQELVKLHGGGVRVESHIGRGSHFSISIPRGKAHLPADRIEAARALTSTAVRGEAYVEEALRWLPGHIPASEPGETVSSPAMSQRAVPSSTCAPVALYGVQTGGRILVADDNADMREYVSRLLNQAGFDIEAVINGEEALAIAKKQPPDLVLTDIMMPGLDGYGLLRGLRSHAATADIPIILLSARAGEEARIEGMQAGADDYLIKPFSARELLARVESHVKLARLRRMTEVKLRESKSQLTAIIEQLPVGVGVINTDGQFMIRNSQMRNISSEVLLSPDQGTLTRWRRLQVQKQPVPMDQWPGARALRGETIDPGMEFIYTDQQGMEHHHLVSAVPFRDFTGNVVGAITVVQDITEGKQAEQALRESEERFRAFTSATSDVIYRMSPDWKELRHCEGREFVADTLEPSRMWLERYIHPDDQAYVLDTINRAIRTKSFFELEHRVIRTDGTLGWTFSRAIPILNAHGEIIEWFGAAIDVTARKHAEQALLISEERFRTLADNMSQLAWMADEKGSIFWFNQRWFDYTGTSLTEMQGWGWKKVPHPDHVERVVEGLKRSWNTGEPWEDTFPLRDKDGQYHWFLSHALPIRDAAGNIIRWFGTNTDITDLRDVQDALRQSEARLQRFTHQLEHLVEERTKDLIQSQERLRSLATELNLAEQRERKRLATELHDHLQQLLVLGKLKLGQGKQARPSLSTAAEVMQQVDDILSEALTYTGTLVADLSPPVLRDHGLPEGLKWLAEDMKKRNLTVHVRLPEPLDLVLPDDQRILLFQSVRELLINASKYAGTREVTVQLVQEETRLQIIVQDNGIGFNPAAIETAAAADNIPSTKFGLFSIRERMLSLGGSLRIESSPGHGTTAILMLPKSDAKENLSEVREEKAAQGVTVNDHPVFRPKYPSSVRPPLPCIRVLLVDDHAMVRQGLRSVLEGYEDVEVVGEAANGLEALQAANRLIPHVVVMDINMPGMNGIEATKHLKIAYPDLIVIGLSMHTGDANQEAMKQAGAFLLIPKEAAVNQLYGSIQEAMSNSQSAPERVM